A window from Candidatus Methylomirabilota bacterium encodes these proteins:
- a CDS encoding CBS domain-containing protein encodes MSADVISVRPETEVADVIGLLLEGRVGALPVIRPDTREVLGIISYVDILRALQNQLVEA; translated from the coding sequence ATGAGCGCGGACGTCATCTCCGTCCGCCCCGAGACCGAGGTGGCCGACGTGATCGGGCTCCTGCTCGAGGGCAGGGTCGGGGCCCTCCCGGTGATCCGACCCGACACGCGCGAGGTCCTGGGAATCATCAGCTACGTGGACATCCTGCGCGCCCTTCAGAACCAGCTCGTCGAGGCCTGA
- a CDS encoding RtcB family protein: MTETFGSTVHGTGRTMSRAQAKRRVWGEQLMGDMEARGIVVRAASKSGVAEEAGFAYKDLGEVVKVLHRFDLSRRVAFLGPGTSRAREER, from the coding sequence ATGACGGAGACCTTCGGCTCTACCGTCCATGGTACGGGCCGGACGATGTCCCGAGCCCAGGCGAAGCGGCGCGTCTGGGGCGAGCAGCTCATGGGGGACATGGAGGCGCGCGGGATCGTGGTCCGGGCCGCCTCGAAGTCGGGCGTCGCGGAGGAAGCGGGCTTCGCGTACAAGGACCTCGGCGAGGTCGTGAAGGTGCTTCACCGGTTCGACCTATCGCGGAGGGTCGCCTTCCTCGGGCCGGGAACATCAAGGGCTAGGGAGGAGCGATGA
- a CDS encoding metallopeptidase family protein, producing MTRAEFEALVHRALRRLPHPFRDRIENVAVVVEDWADAATLAEMGIEPPDTLYGLYRGVDLTRRDSGYGNVLPDTIHIYQGPIEEDCADPQEMADLVRDVVIHEVGHYFGLDDETMDGIEQGD from the coding sequence ATGACGCGCGCCGAGTTCGAGGCCCTCGTTCATCGGGCCTTGCGCCGCCTGCCCCATCCCTTCCGCGATCGCATCGAGAACGTCGCCGTCGTCGTCGAGGACTGGGCCGACGCGGCCACCCTGGCCGAGATGGGCATCGAGCCTCCCGACACGCTCTACGGCCTCTATCGCGGGGTCGATCTCACTCGGCGCGACTCCGGCTACGGGAACGTCTTGCCGGACACCATTCACATCTACCAGGGGCCCATCGAGGAAGACTGCGCCGACCCCCAGGAGATGGCTGACCTCGTGCGAGATGTCGTGATCCACGAGGTCGGTCACTACTTCGGGCTCGACGACGAGACCATGGACGGGATCGAGCAGGGCGACTAG
- the rpmB gene encoding 50S ribosomal protein L28, with product MPQRCDICGKGPAVGHRISHAHNVTARRWMPNLVSMRGSVGGGRPKRLRVCTRCLKAGKVTKVL from the coding sequence ATGCCTCAGCGCTGCGACATCTGCGGGAAGGGTCCCGCGGTCGGTCACCGCATCAGCCACGCGCACAACGTCACCGCCCGGCGCTGGATGCCCAATCTCGTGTCGATGCGGGGCAGCGTCGGCGGGGGCCGCCCCAAGCGCCTGCGCGTCTGCACGCGGTGCCTCAAGGCCGGCAAAGTGACGAAGGTCCTCTAG
- a CDS encoding CBS domain-containing protein, giving the protein MIARHLMTVDPKASIGEAWDLMCELEIRHVPVVQDGALVGMLSDRDLGTLDIGRMLALEGLPRPGPSSRARSSKA; this is encoded by the coding sequence ATGATTGCACGCCACCTGATGACGGTAGATCCCAAGGCGAGCATTGGCGAGGCCTGGGACCTCATGTGCGAGTTGGAGATTCGGCACGTGCCGGTGGTCCAGGACGGCGCTCTCGTCGGCATGTTGAGCGATCGAGACCTCGGCACCCTCGACATCGGCCGCATGCTCGCCCTCGAGGGGCTTCCGCGGCCCGGGCCGAGCTCGCGCGCCCGGTCATCGAAAGCATGA
- a CDS encoding type IV toxin-antitoxin system AbiEi family antitoxin encodes MLEFTSVGQPRQIRESISRLGELRRDLPSAYPLAVAEYVSPQSAALLRRAGMGYLDLSGNCYLSFDHVLIEREGRPNLRPSTRPLRSLFAPRASRVARVLLVDPQHAWRLEELAKAADVSLGHAHNVVKRMEDLSWIERGEHQRIRLSKAGELLEAWRDAYTFRQNRAESCFTTERITRKLVAELARVCHAEGRRYAFTLHAGAALIAPSVRFPAIHCYVEGDPAPVMAGLSLRPAEGEGNVNLLEPYDDGVFYAPVTKGGLPVVCLPQLYVDLYRYERRGREQAAHLRREAMGY; translated from the coding sequence GTGCTCGAATTCACTTCCGTGGGACAACCCCGTCAGATCCGCGAGTCGATTTCGCGCTTGGGCGAGCTGCGCCGGGACCTGCCGAGTGCGTATCCCCTCGCGGTGGCCGAGTACGTGAGCCCGCAGAGCGCCGCTCTGCTGCGCCGAGCCGGCATGGGCTATCTAGATCTCTCGGGAAACTGTTATCTCTCCTTCGATCACGTGCTGATCGAAAGGGAGGGGAGGCCGAACCTCCGCCCCTCGACACGGCCGCTGCGCTCGCTCTTCGCGCCGCGAGCCAGCCGGGTGGCGCGCGTGCTGCTGGTCGATCCCCAGCATGCCTGGCGCCTCGAGGAGCTCGCCAAGGCCGCCGACGTGAGCCTGGGACACGCCCACAACGTCGTGAAGCGGATGGAGGATCTCTCCTGGATCGAGCGGGGCGAGCATCAGCGCATCCGTCTCTCCAAGGCCGGTGAGCTACTCGAGGCCTGGCGGGACGCGTATACGTTCCGGCAAAATCGCGCGGAGAGCTGCTTCACGACCGAGCGCATCACCCGGAAACTCGTGGCCGAGCTGGCGCGGGTCTGTCACGCCGAGGGCCGGCGCTACGCGTTCACCCTCCACGCCGGGGCCGCGCTGATCGCGCCGAGCGTCCGCTTCCCCGCCATCCACTGCTACGTCGAGGGTGATCCCGCGCCGGTGATGGCGGGTCTCAGCCTGCGGCCCGCCGAAGGCGAAGGCAACGTCAATCTCCTTGAGCCCTATGACGACGGCGTGTTCTACGCGCCGGTGACCAAGGGGGGGCTTCCGGTCGTGTGCCTGCCCCAGCTGTACGTCGATCTCTATCGCTATGAGCGTCGCGGGCGGGAGCAGGCCGCCCACTTGCGGCGTGAGGCGATGGGGTACTGA
- the recG gene encoding ATP-dependent DNA helicase RecG: MATKRQRPIVSTTTPASPSRPENLDTPLQFLRGVGPQRAKLYAKLGINTVADALLHLPRRHEDRSQLTPLGRLAVGPEARTCAGTVAGVSPPPRGRPQIPLFVTLRDATGFLRAVFFGQSYLARVIQRGQRLIVHGKIQPPNRGSGALEMRVDDYEIVEDAEDETLHTGRLVPVYPSTAGLNQRPFRALQKRLVDAHAGAMPEPLPPGVLARRGLLPIGAALRAGHFPATEAEQASGRRRLVFDDLLLLEVGLAIRRSREGRRPGLSLNPPGELGRRLRAALPFALTGAQERVWKEIRADMAAPYPMNRLLQGDVGSGKTVVACLAILTTIESGYQAALMAPTEILAEQHAMTLGRLLVPLGVDVTLLTNATRGKARRERLDALRAGATGCVVGTHALVQKTVGFKRLGLAVVDEQHRFGVVQRAVLRAKGESPDVLVMTATPIPRTLALTLYGDLDVSVLDEMPPGRQRIVTGVRDEKGRPRVYAFLREQMRAGRQVYVVYPLVEESEVLDLRAATDMAKRLQDDVFPEFRVGLLHGRMGFAEKDAVMTEFRRGAIDLLVSTTVIEVGIDVSNATVMLVEHAERFGLSQLHQLRGRVGRGSDKSYCILMSAGTSDDARRRLAAMEETGDGFKIAEVDLDIRGPGDFIGTRQSGLPAFRIADLRRDAALLEEARQEAFALVARDPDLAQSEHRGLRAALLARWRGRLDLASVG; encoded by the coding sequence TTGGCGACCAAACGGCAGCGCCCGATAGTCTCAACCACGACGCCCGCCTCCCCGTCGCGGCCGGAAAACCTCGACACCCCACTCCAGTTCCTCCGCGGCGTCGGCCCCCAGCGCGCCAAGCTCTACGCCAAGCTCGGGATCAATACCGTGGCGGACGCGCTCCTGCACCTGCCGCGGCGGCACGAGGATCGTAGCCAGCTCACTCCGCTGGGGCGCCTCGCGGTGGGGCCGGAGGCCCGCACGTGCGCGGGCACGGTGGCGGGCGTGAGCCCGCCGCCGCGAGGCCGGCCCCAGATACCCCTCTTCGTCACGCTGCGGGACGCCACCGGCTTTCTTCGAGCGGTCTTCTTCGGGCAGTCGTACCTCGCGCGGGTCATCCAGCGCGGTCAACGTCTCATCGTGCACGGCAAGATCCAGCCGCCCAATCGCGGGAGCGGCGCCCTCGAGATGCGCGTGGACGACTACGAGATCGTCGAGGACGCCGAGGACGAGACGCTTCACACGGGTCGCCTCGTCCCCGTGTACCCGAGCACGGCCGGCCTCAATCAGCGCCCCTTCCGTGCCCTGCAGAAGCGCCTAGTGGACGCGCACGCGGGGGCGATGCCGGAGCCGTTGCCCCCCGGGGTGCTGGCGCGTCGGGGGCTCTTGCCCATCGGCGCCGCGCTCCGGGCTGGCCACTTCCCCGCCACGGAAGCGGAGCAGGCGTCCGGCCGCCGGCGACTGGTCTTCGACGATCTCCTTCTCCTCGAAGTGGGGCTCGCCATTCGCCGCAGCCGCGAGGGGCGCCGGCCCGGACTCTCGCTCAACCCGCCCGGCGAGCTGGGGCGGCGACTACGGGCCGCTCTGCCGTTCGCACTCACCGGCGCACAGGAGCGGGTGTGGAAGGAAATCCGCGCGGATATGGCGGCGCCGTATCCCATGAACCGCCTGCTCCAGGGCGATGTCGGCTCGGGCAAGACGGTCGTGGCCTGCCTCGCGATCCTCACCACCATCGAGTCCGGCTACCAGGCTGCCCTCATGGCCCCTACCGAGATCCTCGCAGAGCAGCACGCCATGACGCTGGGGCGCCTGCTTGTACCGCTGGGCGTGGACGTCACGCTGCTCACCAATGCCACGCGCGGCAAGGCCCGCCGCGAGCGGCTGGACGCGCTGCGCGCGGGCGCGACGGGCTGCGTGGTGGGCACCCACGCCCTCGTGCAGAAGACCGTGGGCTTCAAGCGTCTCGGGCTCGCCGTCGTCGACGAGCAGCATCGCTTCGGCGTGGTCCAGCGCGCGGTCCTGCGCGCGAAGGGCGAGAGCCCGGACGTGCTCGTGATGACGGCGACGCCTATCCCGCGCACGCTCGCCCTCACACTCTACGGTGACCTCGACGTCTCCGTGCTGGACGAGATGCCGCCCGGCCGTCAGCGCATCGTCACCGGTGTGCGCGATGAGAAGGGTCGGCCCCGGGTCTACGCCTTCCTGCGGGAGCAGATGAGGGCCGGGCGGCAGGTCTACGTGGTCTATCCCCTCGTCGAGGAGTCGGAGGTGCTGGACCTGCGTGCGGCCACGGACATGGCGAAGCGACTGCAGGACGACGTCTTTCCCGAGTTCCGCGTTGGGCTGCTCCACGGACGCATGGGCTTCGCCGAGAAGGACGCGGTCATGACGGAGTTCCGACGCGGCGCCATCGACCTCCTCGTGTCGACCACGGTGATCGAGGTGGGCATCGACGTGTCGAACGCCACCGTGATGCTCGTGGAGCATGCCGAGCGCTTCGGGCTCTCCCAGCTCCACCAGCTGCGCGGGCGCGTGGGGCGGGGGAGCGACAAGAGCTACTGTATCCTCATGAGCGCCGGGACGTCCGACGACGCGCGCCGGCGGCTGGCCGCCATGGAGGAGACCGGCGATGGGTTCAAGATCGCCGAGGTCGACCTCGACATCCGCGGGCCCGGCGACTTCATCGGCACCCGCCAGTCCGGGCTGCCCGCCTTCCGGATCGCCGACCTCCGGCGTGACGCCGCGCTCCTTGAGGAAGCACGGCAGGAGGCCTTCGCCCTCGTTGCCCGCGACCCGGACCTCGCCCAGTCCGAGCACCGTGGACTCCGGGCGGCGCTGCTCGCCCGTTGGCGCGGGCGGCTCGACCTCGCAAGCGTCGGCTGA
- a CDS encoding BRCT domain-containing protein has product MLTGTLRRFSRDEARDRIEALGGRVTDSVSRKTDLLVVGEEPGEKLSEACRLRVPTCGERAFLGRIGKRRPTHGGGRGSSASAV; this is encoded by the coding sequence GTGCTGACCGGGACGCTCCGGCGCTTCTCGCGTGACGAGGCGAGGGACCGGATCGAGGCGCTGGGCGGCCGCGTCACCGACTCCGTGTCGCGGAAGACCGACCTCCTGGTGGTGGGCGAGGAGCCGGGAGAGAAGCTGTCGGAGGCGTGCCGCCTCAGGGTCCCCACGTGCGGCGAGCGCGCGTTCCTCGGCCGCATCGGGAAGCGGCGGCCCACTCATGGAGGAGGGCGAGGATCGAGCGCCTCAGCCGTGTAG
- a CDS encoding bifunctional (p)ppGpp synthetase/guanosine-3',5'-bis(diphosphate) 3'-pyrophosphohydrolase → MTQLQTLIDEIPKYQPTADLGLVERAYRFSEQSHLGQQRASGEPYLSHPLEVAGLLVDFKMDVTTVTAGLLHDVLEDTQTTKDDLVREFGADIAELVDGVTKIGKLAFSSREERQAENFRKMVVAMARDIRVLMIKLADRLHNMRTLGYLPPEKAKKIAQETLDIYAPLAHRLGMAKVKAELEDLALRVMHPDSYQELMRRVAKRRLEREAEINQVIAFLQDKLGEVGIEARISGRPKHFYSIWKKMHEGGREFDEIYDLTAVRVITKSVRDCYGALGVIHSLWKPVPGRFKDFIAMPKVNMYQSLHTTVIGPKGDPVEIQIRTLEMHRIAEEGIAAHWLYKERRSDRDRFDDAFTWLRQLMESQKEVKDPKEFLDTVRLDLFPDEVYVFTPKGDVKALPEGATPIDFAYTVHTDVGHHCVGAKVNGKLVPLRYTLRQGDIVEVVTSPGQHPSRDWLKIAKSNRARAKINQWLKVEERARSLELGRELFERETKKYRLTSATLLAGDDIRKVGAELGFPTVDDLLASIGYGKTSVQQVLGRVAPGAVHEQVERVPHKAARKSESAVRIRGVDDLMVRFGKCCSPVPGDSIVGFITRGRGLTVHARDCLTVAKNVLDKERLVAVEWEGSGPAKRPVRIAVYIGRDRPGLLAEITTAISSGRGNITKADITVTEDRKGINNFVVEVEDLKQLQAIMQAIRDVKDVINVERVRGL, encoded by the coding sequence TTGACCCAGCTCCAGACGCTGATCGACGAGATCCCGAAGTATCAGCCCACGGCTGATCTGGGGCTCGTCGAGCGCGCCTACCGGTTCTCCGAGCAATCCCACCTCGGGCAGCAGCGCGCCTCCGGCGAGCCCTACCTCTCGCATCCCCTGGAGGTCGCCGGCCTCCTCGTCGACTTCAAGATGGACGTGACGACGGTGACCGCCGGCCTCCTCCACGACGTTCTCGAGGACACCCAGACCACCAAGGACGACCTCGTCCGCGAGTTCGGCGCCGACATCGCCGAGCTGGTGGACGGAGTGACCAAGATCGGCAAGCTGGCCTTCTCGTCGCGCGAGGAGCGGCAGGCCGAGAACTTTCGCAAGATGGTGGTGGCGATGGCGCGCGACATCCGCGTGCTCATGATCAAGCTCGCCGACCGCCTCCACAACATGCGGACGCTCGGCTACCTGCCGCCCGAGAAGGCCAAGAAGATCGCCCAGGAGACGTTGGACATCTACGCGCCGCTCGCCCACCGCCTCGGCATGGCCAAGGTCAAGGCGGAGCTGGAGGACCTCGCCCTCCGCGTCATGCACCCCGACTCCTACCAGGAGCTGATGCGGCGGGTGGCCAAGCGGCGCCTCGAGCGCGAGGCCGAGATCAACCAGGTCATCGCCTTCCTCCAGGACAAGCTCGGCGAGGTGGGAATCGAGGCCCGGATCAGCGGCCGGCCCAAGCACTTCTACTCGATCTGGAAGAAGATGCACGAGGGCGGGCGCGAGTTCGACGAGATCTACGATCTCACCGCGGTCCGCGTGATCACGAAGTCCGTGCGCGACTGCTACGGGGCGCTCGGGGTGATCCACTCGCTGTGGAAGCCGGTGCCCGGCCGCTTCAAGGACTTCATCGCGATGCCCAAGGTGAACATGTACCAGTCCCTCCACACCACCGTGATCGGTCCCAAGGGCGACCCGGTGGAGATCCAGATCCGCACCCTCGAGATGCACCGGATCGCGGAGGAGGGCATCGCGGCCCACTGGCTCTACAAGGAGCGCCGGAGCGACCGGGACCGCTTCGACGACGCATTCACGTGGCTCCGCCAGCTCATGGAGTCCCAGAAGGAAGTCAAGGACCCCAAGGAGTTCCTGGACACCGTGCGCCTCGACCTCTTCCCGGACGAGGTCTACGTGTTCACCCCGAAGGGCGACGTGAAGGCGCTCCCGGAGGGGGCCACGCCCATCGACTTCGCCTACACCGTGCATACCGACGTAGGCCATCACTGTGTCGGCGCGAAGGTCAATGGCAAGCTGGTTCCCCTCCGCTACACGCTCCGGCAGGGCGACATCGTCGAGGTCGTCACCTCCCCGGGGCAGCATCCGAGCCGTGACTGGCTCAAGATCGCCAAGTCCAACCGCGCCCGGGCCAAGATCAACCAGTGGCTCAAGGTCGAGGAGCGCGCGCGATCGCTCGAGCTGGGGCGGGAGCTGTTCGAGCGGGAGACGAAGAAGTACCGCCTCACGTCGGCCACCCTGCTGGCCGGCGACGACATCCGCAAGGTCGGCGCCGAGCTCGGCTTCCCCACCGTGGACGATCTCCTGGCGTCGATCGGCTACGGCAAGACGTCCGTCCAGCAGGTGCTGGGCCGAGTCGCCCCCGGGGCGGTGCACGAGCAGGTCGAGCGTGTGCCCCACAAGGCCGCGCGCAAGAGCGAGAGCGCGGTGCGGATCCGAGGGGTCGACGACCTCATGGTGCGGTTCGGGAAGTGCTGCTCGCCGGTGCCCGGCGACAGCATCGTCGGGTTCATCACCCGCGGCCGCGGACTCACCGTGCACGCGCGCGACTGCCTGACCGTGGCCAAGAACGTGCTGGACAAGGAGCGGCTGGTGGCGGTGGAGTGGGAGGGGAGCGGGCCGGCCAAGCGGCCCGTCCGCATCGCCGTCTACATCGGGCGCGACCGCCCAGGCCTCCTCGCCGAGATCACCACCGCCATCTCCTCGGGCAGGGGCAACATCACCAAGGCAGACATCACGGTGACCGAGGACCGGAAGGGCATCAACAACTTCGTAGTCGAGGTCGAGGATCTCAAGCAGCTTCAGGCCATCATGCAGGCCATCCGCGACGTCAAGGACGTCATCAACGTCGAGCGCGTGAGAGGCCTCTAG
- a CDS encoding CBS domain-containing protein, whose protein sequence is MPKTIAVKPVVTASTRMTVAEAARAMRSKNLGALVVVNAGRPVGVLTDRDIVMNVVAQGKDPDEARVGDVMHGKPTVLQEDASLLDAAQMFARTGVRRLPVVDRHGELAGIIAIDDLIILLGNEMGHVAAARAAGLCRPGTRSIGAA, encoded by the coding sequence ATGCCGAAGACGATTGCGGTCAAGCCAGTGGTGACCGCCTCGACCCGGATGACGGTCGCCGAGGCTGCCCGGGCGATGCGGTCCAAGAACCTCGGCGCCCTGGTCGTGGTCAACGCCGGCCGGCCGGTGGGGGTGCTCACCGACCGCGACATCGTGATGAATGTGGTGGCGCAGGGGAAGGATCCAGACGAGGCTCGGGTCGGTGACGTAATGCACGGGAAGCCGACGGTTCTCCAGGAGGACGCGAGCCTACTCGATGCCGCGCAGATGTTCGCGCGGACTGGCGTCCGCCGGCTTCCGGTCGTCGACCGGCACGGCGAGCTTGCGGGAATCATCGCGATCGACGACCTCATCATCCTGCTCGGCAACGAGATGGGGCACGTCGCGGCAGCGCGGGCCGCGGGGCTGTGCCGTCCCGGAACTCGGTCGATCGGCGCCGCGTAG
- a CDS encoding universal stress protein, with protein MDGTGYHRIVVAVDFSPASEEAWAHARRLAALSDAEIVLTHVVPEAPRLVGGPLTRARLAEVRAALRRWADDKLTKWAETARAEGRRVRLAVRIGIPYEEIVDLTTDERADLVVIGTRGRSGGPRALLGSVAERVVRLAPCPVLSVHARP; from the coding sequence ATGGACGGGACTGGATATCATCGTATCGTCGTCGCGGTGGACTTCTCCCCGGCATCCGAGGAGGCGTGGGCCCATGCCAGGCGGCTGGCCGCGCTCTCGGATGCCGAGATCGTCCTAACCCATGTCGTACCCGAGGCGCCTCGACTTGTGGGCGGACCGCTCACGCGAGCACGGCTCGCCGAAGTCCGGGCCGCGCTGCGCCGCTGGGCGGACGACAAGCTCACGAAATGGGCGGAGACCGCGAGGGCCGAGGGTCGCCGCGTACGGCTGGCGGTGCGGATCGGCATCCCATACGAGGAGATCGTGGATCTCACGACCGACGAACGCGCCGACCTCGTCGTAATCGGCACTCGGGGGCGATCGGGCGGCCCCCGCGCACTGCTGGGCAGCGTGGCCGAGCGCGTGGTGCGACTCGCCCCGTGTCCGGTGCTCTCGGTTCACGCCCGGCCATGA
- a CDS encoding formate/nitrite transporter family protein, with translation MTDSAHDNEPRSTSAFDALLPPRMAERAEETGARKAALDLPALSVLSVLAGAFIALGAVFFTVALAGAGDSPSGSVRILAGVAFSLGLVLVIVGGAELFTGNSLVVMAWAARRISARSLLRNWAITYVGNFAGAVATAGLVVMAGTYRIEGVGDVALRVAAHKVDLGFGQAMALGILCNGLVCLAVWLTHSARSTADRVLVIVPPITAFVASGFEHSIANMYFVPFALLLAWSDPAFVAAHGPERISETLTWGRFLVANLLPVTLGNLIGGVGLVGAVYWFVYLRRRLGP, from the coding sequence GTGACTGACTCGGCGCATGACAACGAGCCCCGCTCTACCTCAGCGTTCGACGCCCTCCTCCCCCCTCGCATGGCCGAGCGCGCAGAGGAAACCGGGGCGCGGAAGGCCGCCCTGGACCTCCCCGCGCTCTCAGTCCTGAGCGTTCTGGCGGGAGCCTTCATCGCGCTCGGCGCGGTCTTCTTCACCGTCGCCCTCGCCGGCGCCGGCGACTCGCCCTCCGGATCCGTGCGTATCCTCGCGGGAGTCGCCTTCAGCCTCGGCCTGGTGCTCGTCATCGTGGGCGGTGCCGAGCTCTTTACCGGGAATAGCCTCGTCGTCATGGCATGGGCCGCGCGCCGCATCTCCGCGCGCTCGCTCCTCCGCAATTGGGCGATCACGTACGTCGGCAACTTCGCCGGCGCGGTCGCGACCGCCGGACTCGTGGTCATGGCAGGAACTTACCGGATCGAGGGCGTCGGTGACGTCGCGCTGCGAGTCGCCGCACACAAGGTCGATCTGGGCTTCGGACAGGCGATGGCCCTCGGCATACTCTGCAACGGTCTCGTCTGCCTAGCGGTCTGGCTCACCCACAGCGCCCGCTCCACCGCCGACCGCGTGCTCGTCATCGTGCCGCCCATCACGGCGTTCGTGGCCTCCGGGTTCGAGCACTCGATCGCCAACATGTACTTCGTGCCGTTCGCGCTGCTGCTCGCGTGGAGCGACCCTGCCTTCGTCGCCGCGCATGGTCCGGAACGGATCAGCGAGACGCTCACCTGGGGACGGTTCCTCGTCGCGAACCTCCTCCCGGTCACGCTCGGCAATCTCATTGGCGGCGTTGGGCTCGTGGGGGCGGTCTACTGGTTCGTGTATCTCCGGCGTCGCCTGGGCCCCTAA
- a CDS encoding fructose 1,6-bisphosphatase, with the protein MRLTISVIKADVGSIGGHTKPSQRMLDSANLRIRDAIKTGLLMDGLVTHTGDDIALIMSHPLTPGTPAVHRFAWDTFLAATDVAKAAGLYGAGQDLLVDAPSANIRGAGPAVAEIEIDRDPADKERPAEPFLVFAGDKCSPGAYNYPLYSVFCDPMHNGGLLLSPKLHRGFTLTIIDMDHKGHDGDRIIHLDVPERVWDVAALLQNPDRFAIEAIHSRHSPDEQIVAVSATRLHNIAGKYTGKDDPVAIVRTQGIFPAPEEVIEPYTLGHFVTGDCRGSHVMPLMPVAINTAVAGPYCLPIISCIAFSMDARGRFTEEWLDLFGNVAWDATRLKVQQKADEWRRQGFLGPTMASHAELSYTGIVDTLETLEREFTSRAERELTAPVA; encoded by the coding sequence GTGAGGCTCACCATCTCCGTCATCAAGGCCGATGTGGGATCTATCGGGGGGCATACCAAGCCGTCCCAGCGGATGCTCGACTCGGCGAACCTGCGCATCCGTGACGCGATCAAGACGGGCCTCCTCATGGATGGCCTCGTGACTCACACGGGTGACGACATCGCCCTCATCATGAGCCATCCACTCACGCCAGGGACGCCCGCCGTCCACCGGTTCGCGTGGGATACCTTCCTGGCGGCCACGGACGTGGCCAAGGCGGCAGGGCTTTACGGGGCCGGCCAGGACCTCCTCGTTGACGCGCCCTCGGCCAATATCCGCGGCGCGGGGCCCGCGGTGGCGGAGATCGAGATCGACCGGGATCCCGCCGATAAAGAGCGTCCCGCCGAGCCCTTCCTGGTCTTCGCGGGGGACAAGTGCAGCCCCGGAGCCTACAACTATCCGCTCTATTCGGTCTTCTGCGACCCCATGCACAATGGCGGGCTCCTGCTGAGCCCCAAGCTCCACCGTGGCTTCACGTTGACCATCATCGACATGGATCACAAGGGTCACGACGGCGACCGCATCATCCACCTGGACGTCCCCGAGCGGGTGTGGGACGTGGCCGCCTTGCTCCAGAATCCGGACCGGTTTGCTATTGAAGCGATCCATTCTCGCCACAGCCCCGATGAGCAGATCGTCGCCGTCTCCGCGACTCGCCTTCACAATATCGCGGGCAAGTACACCGGCAAGGACGATCCCGTGGCCATCGTGCGGACGCAAGGAATCTTCCCCGCCCCGGAGGAAGTGATCGAACCCTATACCCTCGGCCACTTCGTGACGGGGGACTGCCGGGGCTCCCATGTCATGCCGCTGATGCCGGTGGCGATCAACACGGCCGTCGCGGGACCGTATTGCCTGCCCATCATCTCGTGCATTGCCTTCTCGATGGACGCGCGCGGCCGATTCACAGAGGAGTGGCTGGATCTGTTTGGCAACGTGGCATGGGATGCCACGCGGCTCAAGGTGCAGCAGAAGGCCGACGAATGGCGCCGCCAGGGCTTCCTCGGACCCACCATGGCCTCGCACGCCGAGCTGAGCTATACAGGCATCGTCGATACCCTGGAGACGCTCGAACGCGAGTTCACCTCGCGGGCCGAGCGCGAGCTGACCGCGCCGGTGGCCTGA
- a CDS encoding CBS domain-containing protein, with protein sequence MTDIEALGWPERALRVKDLMSRTSLAVGLDTPVGKAWKQMQTRKIRHLPVLEGKRLAGIVSDRDLRQVILEPAIQEQLGNMSRALNILTVRDVMTWGVVSVRPDTDIRRAAQMLREQRISALPVVEGDRLVGMLTATDIIRGFVALLEEGVLSKPERWGAEG encoded by the coding sequence GTGACCGATATCGAGGCGCTCGGCTGGCCGGAGCGTGCGCTGCGCGTGAAGGATCTGATGTCCCGCACCTCGTTGGCGGTGGGCCTGGACACGCCCGTGGGGAAGGCCTGGAAGCAGATGCAGACCCGAAAGATCCGGCATCTGCCCGTGCTGGAGGGAAAACGTCTGGCCGGGATCGTGAGCGATCGGGATCTCCGACAGGTCATCCTCGAGCCGGCGATACAGGAGCAGCTCGGCAACATGAGCCGCGCCCTCAACATCCTCACCGTTCGTGACGTCATGACCTGGGGTGTGGTGAGCGTCCGGCCCGATACCGACATCCGCCGCGCGGCTCAGATGCTCCGGGAGCAGCGGATCAGCGCCCTTCCGGTAGTCGAGGGAGACCGGCTCGTCGGCATGCTCACGGCCACCGATATCATCCGTGGCTTCGTGGCACTCCTCGAGGAGGGCGTGCTCTCGAAGCCCGAGCGCTGGGGAGCGGAAGGGTAA